In Gemmatimonadaceae bacterium, the genomic stretch GAGCGCATCGCGCAGCGCGTGCGCGCCGGAGAAGTGCCGTTGCCGGCCGACGTCGCGCTCGCCAAGAGCGACGAGAGCGCGCTCGCGCTCACGCTGGCCGCGCTGCTGCGCGCCGGCGCGTCCACGCGTGCGTGACATGCTGCGCCTGCACTTGCGTGTCCGCGGCGCGGTGCAGGGCGTCGGCTTCCGATGGTTCGCCCGCGAGACGGCGCAACGGCTCGGCGTATCCGGGTGGGTGCGAAATTGCGACGATGGCAGCGTGGAGATCGGCGTCGGCGGCGACGATGAGCGGGTGGAGAAGTTCGCCGCCGCGATGGCGCGCGGCCCGCGGAACGCGTCAGTCAGCGATGTTTCCCGGAACCCGTTAGGCGACGACGAGCCGCTCGCTCGCCCCTTCGAGATCAGACGGTGAGGCACCCATGAACCGAAGCGAGCTCACGTCGAGCGCCCTCGCGGGAGAGTTGCGGCGCGCGATCCGGGACGTCCCGGACTTTCCGAAGTCGGGCATTGTCTTCAAGGACATCACGCCCATTCTGCTGGACGCGACGCTGTTTCACCATGCGACCGAGGCCATGGCGGCACCGTTCGCCGCGGACGCGATCACGCACGTGATCGGCATCGAGAGTCGCGGGTTCATCCTCGGCGCCCCGGTCGCGCAGCATCTGGGCGCAGCGTTCGTTCCGGTCCGCAAGCCGGGCAAGCTGCCCTCTACGGTGGAGCGGGTGCAGTACGCGCTCGAGTACGGCACCGACGCGCTCGAGATGCACCGCGATGCCTTGGGCCCGAGCGATCGAGCGCTCATCGTGGACGACGTGCTGGCCACCGGTGGGACGGCGCGCGCGACGTGCGAGCTCGTGGAACGCACCGGTGCGCGTGTCATCGGGTGCAGCCTCCTGATGGTGCTCACGTTCTTGTCCGGCGTGCAGGCGCTGTCGTCCAGGCGCGTCGAGTCGCTGCTCGAGTACTGACCGGGCGCCTAACTCCGGCCGTCGGCGCGCCGGAGGGTTTCCGCACAAAGGAGTGGGGTACTATACTTCCGGCGGCGACTGGGGATCGGCGCACGCACAGCCGGTGGCGCGCTGGATCTCGAAAAGTCGTGCGAATCGAGGCGGGGTACCCCTCACAGCCCCTGTAGCTCAGGTGGATAGAGCAGCGGTTTCCTAAACCGTTGGCCGGGTGTTCGAGTCACCCCAGGGGCACTGTCGGGGCATCGGGTGGCGTACCAACGAGTCTCTTTGCAGGCATTCATTCTTCACGTTCACGCAGACGAGCCAGGCTATGACCAAGACAGGTGCAGCTGCACGCCCCGATCTGGAAGACCGCGCTGAGGACCTCAAGGAGTGGGCGCTGATCCACAGCAAGGGCCTATCGATCGCCGCTCTCGTCGTGGTGGTCCTGGTTGGCATCGGGTTCTTGTACGTGAAGTCGCAGCAGGCGCAAGCGCGCAATGCGTCGTCGGCGCTGCTGCAGGCGGAGCAGGCGTTAGGTGCTGGCAACTCAGCACTTGCGCAGAGCGACCTCGAGCGACTTGTGAACAGATACGGGTCCACGGACGCGGGTCGGCAGGCTCAGCTGCTCCTCGCGCAGACCTACTTCGATGCCGGCAAATACGCCGAGGGCGTGGAGGGACTGCAGAAGCTGATCGCGGAAAAGCCGAAGTTCATCGAGGCGTCGGCGTACAACCTGTTGGGTGCCGGGTACGAGCAGCAGAACAAGTTCGACGACGCGGCGAACGCGTACCAGAAGGCCGCAGCGATGGCGCAGGGCAAGGCGGATCGCGATACGTACCTCGCGAACGCGGCCCGGGCGCTCACAGCGGGCGGCAAGACGGCCGACGCGGTGAAGATCTGGTCGAAGCTCGCAACTGATCCAACGAGTCCGGCGGCCGCCGAGGCGCGCGTGCGGCTTGGAGAGCTCCAGGCGAAGGCGGTGAAGGCTGGGTGAGTAGCCGATAATCGGAGTGACCTTGGCGCAAGACTCGGGGGCGGCTGCGATCTGCGGCCGCCCTCGGTTCGTTGAAGCAGCCGGTTTTCCAGAGCGCTCGGATC encodes the following:
- a CDS encoding tetratricopeptide repeat protein, which produces MTKTGAAARPDLEDRAEDLKEWALIHSKGLSIAALVVVVLVGIGFLYVKSQQAQARNASSALLQAEQALGAGNSALAQSDLERLVNRYGSTDAGRQAQLLLAQTYFDAGKYAEGVEGLQKLIAEKPKFIEASAYNLLGAGYEQQNKFDDAANAYQKAAAMAQGKADRDTYLANAARALTAGGKTADAVKIWSKLATDPTSPAAAEARVRLGELQAKAVKAG
- a CDS encoding acylphosphatase, translating into MLRLHLRVRGAVQGVGFRWFARETAQRLGVSGWVRNCDDGSVEIGVGGDDERVEKFAAAMARGPRNASVSDVSRNPLGDDEPLARPFEIRR
- a CDS encoding adenine phosphoribosyltransferase, whose protein sequence is MNRSELTSSALAGELRRAIRDVPDFPKSGIVFKDITPILLDATLFHHATEAMAAPFAADAITHVIGIESRGFILGAPVAQHLGAAFVPVRKPGKLPSTVERVQYALEYGTDALEMHRDALGPSDRALIVDDVLATGGTARATCELVERTGARVIGCSLLMVLTFLSGVQALSSRRVESLLEY